One Peribacillus simplex NBRC 15720 = DSM 1321 genomic region harbors:
- a CDS encoding response regulator, producing MMATRDIEVLIVEDDLRIAEIQKLFIEKLEGFQTIGIASSYDEAKSFIEIMQPDLLLLDMYFPDMNGLDILKEIKQQSKQMDVIMITAAKEIEKVQEAIKIGIFDYIIKPVAFERFKQSLLRYQEYHVKLSELEKGNFPVTQQQVDKLLRKEMKEKEREQTSLPKGIDRMTLEKVMVVLGKSSPGLTAEIVAKEIGVSRTTARRYLEHLMSEEKIDADLTYGTVGRPERVYAIKL from the coding sequence ATGATGGCCACTCGCGATATAGAAGTTTTAATCGTAGAAGATGACCTGCGGATTGCCGAGATACAAAAGCTATTCATTGAAAAGCTTGAGGGTTTTCAAACGATCGGTATCGCGTCAAGCTATGACGAGGCTAAAAGCTTCATTGAAATCATGCAGCCGGATTTATTGCTGCTCGATATGTATTTTCCGGATATGAATGGGCTCGATATCCTTAAAGAAATCAAGCAGCAAAGCAAACAAATGGATGTCATTATGATAACGGCGGCTAAAGAAATCGAAAAAGTCCAGGAAGCCATCAAAATCGGCATATTTGATTATATTATCAAGCCTGTCGCATTTGAACGTTTCAAGCAGTCCTTACTCCGGTATCAAGAGTATCACGTTAAACTGTCTGAATTGGAAAAGGGCAATTTTCCCGTAACGCAGCAACAGGTGGATAAGCTTTTGCGAAAGGAAATGAAAGAAAAAGAGAGGGAACAAACTTCACTGCCAAAGGGGATCGATCGGATGACTTTGGAGAAGGTGATGGTTGTGTTGGGGAAATCCTCCCCGGGGTTAACTGCCGAAATAGTGGCAAAGGAGATCGGGGTGAGCAGGACAACGGCAAGGCGTTATTTGGAGCACTTGATGTCCGAGGAAAAAATTGATGCCGATTTAACATATGGAACGGTAGGCCGTCCAGAACGGGTTTATGCGATCAAGTTATAA
- a CDS encoding fatty acid desaturase, protein MSNHNHNQKQLRKDIAPFEKSNTKSSVKQLINTFPPFFLLWFLAYQSLTISYWLTLALAVLASGFVVRIFIIFHDCCHQSFFKSRKANSILGTISGIVTLFPYEQWKHSHSIHHATSSNLNKRGTGDIWIMTVDEYTAASFWGRLAYRLYRNPIVMFGLGPFYLFLVSNRLNKKGAKKKERMNTYLTNAAILAIYGLLCLAIGWQAFLMIQVPMLFVTGSLGIWLFYVQHQFEDSYFEEESEWDYVKAAIDGSSYYKLPKVLQWVTGNIGFHHVHHLSPRVPNYNLEKVHDSTLPLQQATTITLSSSLKSLRFRLYDGENKTFVSFKEIKERLNETKSKVEINNKRPSLQEK, encoded by the coding sequence ATGAGTAATCATAATCATAATCAAAAACAATTGAGAAAAGATATTGCCCCTTTTGAAAAATCCAATACTAAATCAAGTGTGAAACAGCTCATAAATACATTTCCGCCATTTTTCCTGTTATGGTTTTTAGCTTATCAAAGCTTAACCATTTCATACTGGCTGACCCTTGCATTGGCCGTCCTGGCTTCAGGATTCGTAGTCAGGATTTTCATCATTTTCCATGATTGCTGTCATCAATCGTTTTTCAAAAGCAGGAAAGCGAATAGCATCCTGGGTACAATCAGTGGAATCGTTACATTATTTCCGTATGAGCAATGGAAGCATAGCCACTCCATACATCATGCAACAAGCAGTAATTTAAACAAACGCGGTACAGGAGATATTTGGATCATGACCGTTGATGAATATACCGCCGCTTCATTCTGGGGGCGTCTGGCTTACCGTTTATATAGAAATCCGATCGTCATGTTTGGATTAGGTCCATTTTATCTATTTCTTGTTTCGAACCGTCTGAATAAAAAGGGCGCTAAAAAGAAAGAACGGATGAATACGTATTTGACAAATGCCGCAATCTTGGCAATTTATGGTCTTTTATGCTTGGCTATCGGATGGCAGGCATTCCTTATGATTCAGGTACCGATGCTTTTTGTAACGGGATCACTAGGCATCTGGCTGTTTTATGTACAGCATCAGTTCGAAGATTCTTATTTCGAAGAGGAATCGGAATGGGATTACGTGAAGGCTGCCATTGATGGAAGTTCTTATTATAAACTACCGAAGGTTTTGCAATGGGTAACCGGTAATATCGGTTTCCACCACGTGCATCATCTTAGTCCAAGAGTGCCAAACTATAATCTAGAAAAAGTCCATGATTCCACCTTGCCTTTGCAGCAGGCAACGACAATCACCCTTAGTTCAAGTTTAAAATCGCTTCGCTTCCGCCTTTATGATGGAGAAAACAAGACGTTTGTAAGTTTTAAAGAGATTAAGGAACGTCTAAATGAAACAAAATCTAAGGTGGAAATCAATAATAAACGTCCAAGTCTTCAAGAAAAATAA